In Janibacter alkaliphilus, the following proteins share a genomic window:
- a CDS encoding enolase C-terminal domain-like protein, translated as MTQPAAAPAPASLATPTIVSVQVVPVAGHDSMLLNLSGAHGPFFTRNIAIVTDSDGREGVGEVPGGAAIQTTIEDAAQILVGEPVVRYRSLLREVAAAFADRDSGGRGLQTFDLRTTVHAVTAIESALLDLAGQQLGVPVTELLGDGQQRSHVPMLGYLFYVGDPDATDLPYLRERGGDGGADGWERVRREEAMTPEAVVRLAEAAQARYGFADFKLKGGVLPGEQEVAAVTALHERFPDARITLDPNGGWLLDDAVRLLRDAGDVLAYAEDPCGAEGGYSGREVMAEFKRATGLRTATNMIATDWRQMAHAVSSHAVDIPLADPHFWTMAGSVRVAQLCHDFGLTWGSHSNNHFDVSLAMFTHVGAAAPGEITALDTHWIWQDGQGLTTDPLQIRDGAIEVPSAPGLGVTLDRDRLAEAHALYLEHGLGARDDAAAMQYLVPGWEFDPKRPCLVR; from the coding sequence ATGACCCAGCCCGCCGCAGCCCCGGCCCCGGCGTCGCTGGCGACGCCGACGATCGTCAGCGTGCAGGTCGTCCCGGTCGCCGGGCACGACTCGATGCTGCTCAACCTCAGCGGCGCGCACGGCCCCTTCTTCACCCGCAACATCGCCATCGTCACCGACTCCGACGGCCGCGAAGGTGTCGGTGAGGTGCCCGGCGGCGCCGCCATCCAGACGACCATCGAGGACGCCGCGCAGATCCTCGTCGGCGAGCCGGTGGTCCGCTACCGCTCCCTGCTGCGGGAGGTGGCGGCCGCCTTCGCCGACCGGGACTCCGGGGGGCGCGGGCTGCAGACCTTCGACCTGCGCACCACCGTGCACGCGGTGACCGCGATCGAGTCGGCGCTGCTCGACCTCGCCGGGCAGCAGCTCGGCGTGCCCGTCACCGAGCTGCTCGGTGACGGGCAGCAGCGCAGCCACGTGCCGATGCTCGGCTACCTCTTCTACGTCGGCGACCCGGACGCGACCGACCTGCCCTACCTGCGGGAGCGCGGTGGGGACGGCGGCGCCGACGGCTGGGAACGGGTGCGCCGCGAGGAGGCGATGACGCCCGAGGCGGTCGTCCGTCTCGCCGAGGCCGCCCAGGCCCGGTACGGCTTCGCCGACTTCAAGCTCAAGGGTGGCGTTCTGCCGGGCGAGCAGGAGGTCGCCGCGGTCACCGCGCTGCACGAGCGCTTCCCCGACGCGCGGATCACGTTGGACCCCAACGGAGGCTGGCTGCTCGACGACGCGGTCCGGCTGCTCCGCGACGCCGGCGACGTGCTCGCCTACGCCGAGGATCCCTGCGGGGCCGAAGGGGGCTACTCCGGCCGGGAGGTCATGGCCGAGTTCAAGCGGGCGACCGGGCTGCGGACCGCGACGAACATGATCGCCACCGACTGGCGCCAGATGGCGCACGCGGTGAGCAGCCACGCCGTCGACATCCCGCTGGCCGACCCGCACTTCTGGACGATGGCCGGCTCGGTGCGCGTGGCCCAGCTGTGCCACGACTTCGGTCTCACCTGGGGCTCGCACTCCAACAACCACTTCGACGTCTCGCTGGCGATGTTCACCCACGTCGGCGCGGCTGCGCCGGGCGAGATCACCGCGCTGGACACGCACTGGATCTGGCAGGACGGTCAGGGCCTGACGACCGACCCGCTGCAGATCCGCGACGGCGCGATCGAGGTGCCCAGCGCACCGGGGCTCGGGGTGACGCTCGACCGCGACCGGCTCGCCGAGGCGCACGCGCTCTACCTCGAGCACGGGCTCGGCGCCCGCGACGACGCCGCAGCGATGCAGTACCTCGTCCCGGGGTGGGAGTTCGACCCGAAGCGGCCCTGCCTCGTGCGCTGA
- a CDS encoding aldehyde dehydrogenase (NADP(+)) gives MTTDAQTTQPRSIIAGDDGGTPDVAAATTAAQEAFATYRATTPTERGAFLDAVADAIEADRDAIAAAAVAESHLPEARIAGEVGRTTGQLRMFAAVVRQGDHLGVRIDPAMPERTPLPRADIRQRQVPLGPVAVFGASNFPLAFSTAGGDTASALAAGCPVVVKGHPAHPVTGYLVARAVSRAVADAGLPAGVFSFLLAGDSGTSEIDLGQSLVQDPRITAVGFTGSRGAGLALARSAAEREVPIPVYAEMSSINPVVILPGALTSDPAALAEAYVGSLTLGSGQFCTNPGLLFLPTGEGGDAFLRAAAEAVAASTGTRMLTSGIADAYAEGTARQQSAADVEVLATGSPGDGDDAPAPQLAAAAGTDSPVVTDEVFGAAGVVVRYSSTDDLLRHLAGMEGQLTATLHLDEDAEADLDAARALLPALESRVGRILVGGWPTGVEVGHAMVHGGPYPATSDSRSTSVGSLAIERFQRPVAYQDLPSALLPEAIRDDNPWGLTRRVDGELER, from the coding sequence ATGACCACGGACGCCCAGACCACCCAGCCCCGCTCGATCATCGCCGGTGACGACGGGGGCACCCCCGACGTCGCCGCCGCGACCACCGCCGCGCAGGAGGCCTTCGCCACCTACCGCGCCACCACTCCCACCGAGCGCGGCGCCTTCCTCGACGCGGTCGCCGACGCCATCGAGGCCGACCGTGACGCCATCGCCGCCGCGGCCGTCGCCGAGTCGCACCTGCCCGAGGCGCGGATCGCCGGAGAGGTCGGGCGCACCACCGGACAGCTGCGGATGTTCGCCGCGGTCGTCCGCCAGGGCGACCACCTCGGCGTGCGCATCGACCCGGCGATGCCCGAGCGCACCCCGCTCCCCCGCGCCGACATCCGCCAGCGGCAGGTGCCGCTCGGCCCGGTCGCCGTCTTCGGCGCGAGCAACTTCCCCCTCGCCTTCTCCACCGCCGGCGGCGACACCGCCTCCGCGCTGGCCGCCGGCTGCCCGGTCGTCGTCAAGGGCCACCCGGCCCACCCGGTTACCGGCTACCTCGTCGCCCGCGCCGTCAGCCGCGCCGTCGCCGACGCCGGCCTGCCCGCCGGGGTCTTCTCCTTCCTCCTCGCCGGCGACAGCGGCACCAGCGAGATCGACCTCGGCCAGTCCCTCGTCCAGGACCCGCGGATCACCGCGGTCGGCTTCACCGGCTCCCGCGGGGCCGGGCTCGCCCTGGCCCGCAGCGCCGCGGAGCGCGAGGTGCCGATCCCGGTCTACGCCGAGATGTCCTCGATCAACCCGGTCGTGATCCTCCCCGGCGCCCTCACCAGCGACCCCGCCGCGCTGGCCGAGGCCTACGTCGGCTCGCTCACCCTCGGCTCCGGCCAGTTCTGCACCAACCCGGGCCTGCTCTTCCTGCCCACCGGCGAAGGGGGCGATGCCTTCCTCCGCGCCGCCGCCGAGGCGGTCGCCGCCTCCACCGGCACCCGGATGCTCACCTCCGGCATCGCCGACGCCTACGCCGAGGGCACCGCCCGCCAGCAGTCCGCCGCCGACGTCGAGGTGCTCGCCACCGGCAGCCCCGGCGACGGCGACGACGCCCCGGCCCCGCAGCTGGCCGCCGCGGCCGGCACCGACAGCCCGGTCGTCACCGACGAGGTCTTCGGCGCCGCGGGGGTCGTCGTCCGCTACTCCTCCACCGACGACCTGCTGCGCCACCTCGCCGGGATGGAGGGCCAGCTCACCGCGACCCTGCACCTCGACGAGGACGCCGAGGCCGACCTCGACGCCGCCCGCGCGCTGCTGCCCGCCCTGGAGTCCCGCGTCGGGCGGATCCTCGTCGGCGGCTGGCCGACCGGGGTCGAGGTCGGGCACGCGATGGTCCACGGCGGCCCCTACCCGGCCACCTCGGACAGCCGCAGCACCTCCGTCGGGTCGCTGGCCATCGAGCGCTTCCAGCGGCCGGTCGCCTACCAGGACCTGCCGAGCGCCCTGCTGCCCGAGGCGATCCGCGACGACAACCCGTGGGGCCTGACCCGCCGCGTCGACGGCGAGCTGGAGCGATGA
- the kdgD gene encoding 5-dehydro-4-deoxyglucarate dehydratase, which translates to MTDYSPTDLAAQLKSGLLSFPVTPFADDLSLDLPTYRTHLSWLAEHPVAGLFAAGGTGEGFSLSLAETEEVVRTAVDEVAGTVPVLAPATGSTVKAIQQARTAEAAGADGILLMPPYLTEASQAGLQEHISRVCQATGLGVVVYSRANAVLEDETVARLADANPTLIGLKDGVGNVERMTRTYAKVGDRLMYVGGLPTAETFALPLLSLGVSTYSSALFNFVPGWAIDFYDAVRRQDHTEVYRLLNDFVIPYLDIRDRQAGYAVSIVKAGLTSIGRPAGPVRPPLTDLTQTEVGELGALIDKISA; encoded by the coding sequence GTGACCGACTACAGCCCGACCGACCTGGCGGCCCAGCTCAAGAGCGGGCTGCTGTCCTTCCCAGTCACCCCCTTCGCCGACGACCTGAGCCTCGACCTGCCGACCTACCGGACCCACCTGTCCTGGCTGGCCGAGCACCCGGTCGCCGGGCTCTTCGCCGCCGGCGGCACCGGTGAGGGCTTCAGCCTGAGCCTCGCCGAGACCGAGGAGGTCGTGCGCACCGCGGTCGACGAGGTCGCCGGCACCGTGCCCGTCCTCGCCCCGGCCACCGGTTCCACGGTCAAGGCGATCCAGCAGGCGCGGACCGCCGAGGCGGCCGGCGCCGACGGCATCCTGCTCATGCCGCCCTACCTCACCGAGGCCAGCCAGGCCGGCCTGCAGGAGCACATCAGCCGCGTCTGCCAGGCCACCGGCCTCGGCGTCGTCGTCTACTCCCGCGCCAACGCGGTCCTCGAGGACGAGACCGTCGCCCGCCTCGCCGACGCCAACCCCACCCTCATCGGCCTCAAGGACGGCGTCGGCAACGTCGAGCGGATGACCCGCACCTACGCGAAGGTGGGCGACCGCCTCATGTACGTCGGCGGCCTGCCCACCGCCGAGACCTTCGCGCTGCCGCTGCTCTCCCTCGGCGTCAGCACCTACTCCTCGGCCCTCTTCAACTTCGTCCCCGGCTGGGCCATCGACTTCTACGACGCCGTCCGCCGCCAGGACCACACCGAGGTCTACCGCCTGCTCAACGACTTCGTCATCCCCTACCTGGACATCCGCGACCGGCAGGCCGGCTACGCCGTCTCCATCGTCAAGGCCGGGCTCACCTCGATCGGCCGCCCGGCCGGCCCGGTCCGCCCGCCGCTGACCGACCTCACCCAGACCGAGGTCGGCGAGCTCGGCGCCCTGATCGACAAGATCTCGGCCTGA
- a CDS encoding GIY-YIG nuclease family protein gives MADALETQQRSKSGFIRSYGMFWDAAEVDWRGEETRPHKELLGRIGQRNPRLQVANFWKQRGIYVLYNDHGPYYVGKTVGGGMTLGKRLSQHYLGLNGSPHRGKWTRFSWFGWHGTLKSTDERGLQNLRALPKKLLTDSTHTVHDIESLLICTLGTIHVGNAREEAFTAAARWEQIWHHERDHYLTKVESRLYA, from the coding sequence ATGGCCGACGCTCTGGAGACGCAGCAGAGGTCGAAGTCCGGCTTCATCCGCTCCTACGGGATGTTCTGGGACGCAGCCGAGGTCGACTGGCGCGGTGAGGAGACGAGGCCGCACAAGGAGCTGCTCGGGAGGATCGGGCAGAGGAACCCTCGCCTACAGGTCGCGAACTTCTGGAAGCAGCGGGGCATCTACGTGCTCTACAACGACCACGGCCCCTACTACGTGGGCAAGACCGTCGGTGGCGGGATGACTCTGGGGAAGCGGCTCAGCCAGCACTACCTGGGTCTCAACGGAAGCCCTCACCGCGGAAAGTGGACTAGATTCTCCTGGTTCGGCTGGCACGGCACTCTCAAGAGCACCGACGAGCGAGGCCTCCAGAACCTGCGCGCTCTGCCCAAGAAGCTGCTCACGGACTCGACGCACACGGTCCACGACATCGAGTCGCTGCTGATCTGCACGCTCGGGACGATCCATGTCGGCAATGCCCGAGAAGAGGCCTTCACCGCTGCAGCGCGATGGGAACAGATCTGGCACCACGAGCGAGACCACTACCTGACGAAGGTGGAGTCGCGGCTGTACGCGTGA
- a CDS encoding LysR substrate-binding domain-containing protein, with translation MTLDQVRCFVAVAEELHFGRAAERLSMTQPPLSRQIQRLERSVGARLLDRDNRGVALTGAGVAFLDEAYRMLSLVEGAGDLARRVDAGAAGVVRLGFTAVSAISVLGPLLRRLSTELPDVEVILSERVSSAQEDGIRRGELDVGLARPPFDTDLLDSQVVLREPLMAVVPTGHRLAGLGRPLVPSDLEGEGVIGYHPQQSRYFHELLVRFFGASQPRVDQRVHQVLTAMLLVSAGRGIALAPASAGSLGVAGVELVGLDHGGGDDRVDADPERPVELYAVWRRGTVSPVVRRVLRVVGAMS, from the coding sequence ATGACTCTCGATCAGGTCCGGTGCTTCGTCGCGGTGGCCGAGGAGCTGCACTTCGGCCGGGCGGCGGAGCGGCTGTCGATGACGCAGCCGCCGCTGTCCCGGCAGATCCAGCGGCTGGAGCGGTCCGTGGGCGCGCGCCTGCTGGACCGGGACAACCGCGGGGTGGCGCTCACCGGGGCCGGAGTCGCCTTCCTCGACGAGGCCTACCGCATGCTCTCGCTGGTCGAGGGCGCCGGTGACCTCGCTCGTCGGGTGGATGCCGGGGCGGCCGGGGTGGTGCGGCTGGGCTTCACCGCGGTGTCGGCGATCTCGGTGCTGGGGCCGCTGCTGCGGCGGCTGTCGACGGAGCTGCCGGACGTGGAGGTGATCCTCTCGGAGCGGGTGAGCAGCGCCCAGGAGGACGGGATCCGCCGGGGCGAGCTGGACGTCGGGCTGGCACGGCCGCCCTTCGACACGGATCTGCTCGACTCGCAGGTGGTGCTGCGCGAGCCGCTCATGGCGGTCGTCCCGACCGGGCACCGCCTGGCTGGGCTGGGGCGGCCGCTGGTGCCGTCGGATCTCGAGGGCGAAGGGGTGATCGGCTACCACCCGCAGCAGTCGCGCTACTTCCACGAGCTGTTGGTGCGCTTCTTCGGGGCGAGCCAGCCGCGCGTCGATCAGCGCGTGCACCAAGTGCTCACGGCGATGCTGCTGGTGTCCGCCGGGCGCGGCATCGCGCTTGCGCCAGCTTCAGCCGGTTCGCTCGGGGTGGCGGGTGTCGAGCTCGTCGGTCTGGACCACGGCGGTGGGGATGACCGGGTCGACGCCGATCCCGAGCGCCCGGTGGAGCTGTACGCGGTGTGGCGTCGGGGAACCGTCAGTCCTGTGGTGCGAAGGGTGCTTCGGGTTGTGGGCGCGATGTCCTGA
- a CDS encoding tripartite tricarboxylate transporter TctB family protein, translating into MSTEKPTSAGSSASPSSGTTAGATAEPDVLAEIEREVAQELEDERPPAGGPGYQVVGALVALGIGVLGAALSYGYGLGDLRAPGPGLWPFAVSVVIAILSAGLLISGRGLQDSERFTRSSILPLIGLVTFALLAWLMPLIGFEIPSVALCIVWLRWLGGESWRMSIVVAVCTVAAFYLLFLYGLRIPLPHLI; encoded by the coding sequence ATGAGCACCGAGAAGCCCACCAGCGCCGGGAGCAGCGCCAGCCCTAGCTCCGGAACCACGGCCGGCGCCACCGCCGAGCCGGACGTCCTCGCCGAGATCGAGCGCGAGGTCGCCCAGGAGCTCGAGGACGAGCGCCCCCCGGCCGGCGGCCCCGGCTACCAGGTCGTCGGCGCGCTCGTCGCCCTCGGCATCGGCGTCCTCGGCGCCGCCCTTTCCTACGGCTACGGCCTCGGCGACCTGCGAGCGCCCGGCCCCGGCCTGTGGCCCTTCGCCGTCTCGGTCGTCATCGCCATCCTCTCCGCCGGCCTGCTCATCAGCGGCCGCGGCCTGCAGGACAGCGAGCGCTTCACCCGCTCCAGCATCCTGCCGCTCATCGGCCTGGTGACCTTCGCCCTGCTTGCCTGGCTCATGCCGCTCATCGGCTTCGAGATCCCCTCGGTCGCGCTGTGCATCGTCTGGCTGCGCTGGCTCGGCGGCGAGTCCTGGCGGATGAGCATCGTCGTCGCGGTCTGCACGGTCGCGGCCTTCTACCTCCTCTTCCTCTACGGCCTGCGCATCCCGCTGCCCCACCTCATCTGA
- a CDS encoding tripartite tricarboxylate transporter permease — protein MDLTAFIDGFGVVLQPENLLYCLIGVLIGMLIGVLPGLGPAATIAILLPIVYGADPVSAIIMLAGIFYGAQYGGTITSVLLRLPGEASSVVTVFDGFALAKQGKAGTALGIAAIGSFVGATVSIIGLSLLAPVIAGYALDFGPPEMAALALLGVLLVATIGSGHRVKALVAAGVGLLLATVGRDSFSGAERLTFGSVNLSDGIDFVVVAMGLFGVGEILYNLEERHGKAHAPAKVGNVWPSRKDLRDSSGAIARGSGIGFFLGVLPGGGAVMSSLAAYATEKRISKHPERFGRGAVQGVAAPETANNAAATSSFIPLLTLGIPANASMAILFGALLILGVTPGPQLVEEDPDLFWGVINSMYIGNLILLLLSIPLVGLFVKILRVRPAILAPITVLITVLGVYTINNSTFDIYVMIVFGLIGYLMKKAGFEPGPLVLAFVLGSIVEANVRRSMIIFDGDASGFFSRPISGTILVIFLVAALWPMIAKVVRRRRAGESDPESTPTKENEHA, from the coding sequence ATGGACCTGACTGCCTTCATCGACGGCTTCGGCGTCGTCCTCCAGCCGGAGAACCTGCTCTACTGCCTCATCGGCGTCCTCATCGGGATGCTCATCGGCGTCCTGCCCGGCCTCGGCCCGGCCGCCACCATCGCCATCCTGCTGCCGATCGTCTACGGCGCCGACCCGGTCTCGGCGATCATCATGCTCGCCGGCATCTTCTACGGCGCGCAGTACGGCGGCACGATCACCTCGGTGCTGCTGCGCCTGCCCGGCGAGGCCAGCTCGGTGGTCACCGTCTTCGACGGCTTCGCCCTGGCCAAGCAGGGCAAGGCCGGCACCGCGCTCGGCATCGCCGCGATCGGCTCCTTCGTCGGCGCCACCGTCTCGATCATCGGCCTCTCCCTGCTGGCCCCGGTCATCGCCGGCTACGCCCTCGACTTCGGCCCGCCGGAGATGGCCGCGCTCGCCCTGCTCGGTGTGCTGCTCGTCGCCACCATCGGCTCCGGCCACCGGGTCAAGGCGCTCGTCGCCGCCGGCGTCGGTCTGCTGCTGGCGACCGTCGGCCGGGACAGCTTCAGCGGTGCCGAGCGGCTCACCTTCGGCAGCGTCAACCTCTCCGACGGCATCGACTTCGTCGTCGTGGCGATGGGCCTCTTCGGTGTCGGCGAGATCCTCTACAACCTCGAGGAGCGGCACGGCAAGGCGCACGCCCCGGCGAAGGTGGGCAACGTCTGGCCCTCCCGCAAGGACCTGCGCGACTCCTCCGGCGCCATCGCCCGCGGCTCCGGCATCGGCTTCTTCCTCGGCGTGCTGCCCGGCGGCGGCGCGGTGATGAGCTCGCTCGCCGCCTACGCCACCGAGAAGCGGATCAGCAAGCACCCCGAGCGCTTCGGCCGCGGCGCCGTGCAGGGTGTCGCCGCCCCGGAGACCGCGAACAACGCCGCCGCCACCTCCTCCTTCATCCCGCTGCTGACCCTGGGCATCCCGGCGAACGCGTCGATGGCGATCCTCTTCGGCGCGCTGCTCATCCTCGGGGTCACCCCCGGCCCGCAGCTCGTCGAGGAGGACCCGGACCTCTTCTGGGGCGTCATCAACTCGATGTACATCGGCAACCTCATCCTGCTGCTGCTGAGCATCCCGCTGGTCGGCCTCTTCGTGAAGATTCTGCGGGTGCGCCCGGCGATCCTCGCCCCGATCACCGTCCTCATCACGGTGCTGGGCGTTTACACGATCAACAACTCGACCTTCGACATCTACGTGATGATCGTCTTCGGTCTCATCGGCTACCTCATGAAGAAGGCCGGCTTCGAGCCCGGTCCGCTGGTCCTCGCCTTCGTCCTCGGCTCGATCGTCGAGGCCAACGTGCGCCGCTCGATGATCATCTTCGACGGCGACGCCAGCGGCTTCTTCTCCCGGCCGATCTCCGGGACGATCCTCGTGATCTTCCTCGTCGCCGCGCTGTGGCCGATGATCGCGAAGGTCGTCCGTCGCCGCCGCGCCGGCGAGAGCGACCCCGAGTCCACCCCCACCAAGGAGAACGAGCACGCATGA
- a CDS encoding universal stress protein, with product MTILIGYVPTAEGEAALQHGLTEAAAHGDDVVILNSPRKGSTIDAEMLPEGEVARLQQTAQDAGVTATVEQAEHGTEIVDVFDDLIARTGASMVVIGLRRRSPVGKLVMGSDAQRLLLQLDVPVLAVKPTR from the coding sequence ATGACCATCCTCATCGGGTACGTCCCCACCGCCGAGGGCGAGGCCGCCCTGCAGCACGGCCTCACCGAGGCCGCCGCCCACGGCGACGACGTCGTCATCCTCAACTCCCCGCGCAAGGGCAGCACCATCGACGCCGAGATGCTCCCGGAGGGCGAGGTCGCCCGGCTGCAGCAGACCGCGCAGGACGCCGGGGTCACCGCGACCGTCGAGCAGGCCGAGCACGGCACCGAGATCGTCGACGTCTTCGACGACCTCATCGCCCGGACCGGTGCGTCGATGGTCGTCATCGGCCTGCGGCGGCGCAGCCCGGTGGGCAAGCTCGTCATGGGCAGCGACGCCCAGCGGCTGCTGCTGCAGCTCGACGTGCCGGTGCTGGCCGTCAAGCCCACCCGGTGA
- a CDS encoding enolase C-terminal domain-like protein — translation MTAADPVTAGGRGSRIAAVEVTPVAFADPPLLNVVGVHPPWALRAILQIRTDDWLLGLGETYGDEAQLARLQAVADRLGGHDPFDLHDLRALVADVLAQERGGAAAGASFGGMLDVDSALETVYSPFEVACLDIQARRAGVPVSALLGGAVRDEVPFSGYLFYRWAGHPGEPEDGWGEALGPDQLVAQARRIVDGWGFGSLKLKGGVLPPEQECAAVEALADAFPGMPLRLDPNGAWTPTTSVRVAERLAGVVEYLEDPTPGIAGMAEVSAQVDVPLATNMCVIAMEHLPPAIAADTVQVVLSDHHLWGGLRRSALLGGITQTWGLGLSMHSNSHLGVSLAAMVHLAAATPNLTYACDTHYPWKTQDVIRPGVLDFAGGEVAVPTTPGLGVELDGDLLGELHEQYLRCGVRRREDTVYMRSIDPTFTPNTSRW, via the coding sequence GTGACCGCCGCCGATCCGGTGACCGCCGGCGGGCGGGGCTCGCGGATCGCGGCCGTCGAGGTCACCCCGGTGGCCTTCGCCGACCCGCCGCTGCTCAACGTCGTCGGCGTCCACCCGCCGTGGGCGCTGCGGGCGATCCTGCAGATCCGCACCGACGACTGGCTGCTCGGGCTCGGCGAGACCTACGGCGACGAGGCCCAGCTGGCCCGGCTGCAGGCGGTGGCCGACCGGCTCGGCGGGCACGACCCCTTCGACCTGCACGACCTCCGGGCGCTGGTCGCCGACGTGCTGGCGCAGGAGCGCGGCGGCGCGGCGGCCGGGGCGAGCTTCGGCGGGATGCTCGACGTCGACTCCGCCCTGGAGACGGTGTACTCGCCCTTCGAGGTGGCCTGCCTGGACATCCAGGCACGCCGGGCCGGGGTGCCGGTCAGCGCGCTGCTCGGTGGCGCGGTCCGGGATGAGGTGCCCTTCTCCGGGTACCTCTTCTACCGCTGGGCCGGGCACCCCGGCGAGCCGGAGGACGGCTGGGGCGAGGCGCTCGGGCCCGACCAGCTCGTCGCCCAGGCCCGGCGGATTGTCGACGGCTGGGGCTTCGGGTCGCTCAAGCTCAAGGGTGGGGTGCTGCCGCCCGAGCAGGAGTGCGCGGCGGTCGAGGCGCTCGCCGACGCCTTCCCCGGGATGCCGCTGCGCCTGGACCCGAACGGTGCGTGGACCCCTACGACGTCGGTGCGGGTGGCCGAGCGGCTGGCCGGGGTCGTCGAGTACCTCGAGGACCCGACGCCGGGGATCGCCGGCATGGCCGAGGTGTCCGCGCAGGTCGACGTGCCGCTGGCGACGAACATGTGCGTCATCGCCATGGAGCACCTGCCGCCGGCGATCGCCGCCGACACGGTGCAGGTCGTGCTCTCCGACCACCACCTGTGGGGCGGGCTGCGGCGCTCGGCCCTGCTCGGCGGGATCACCCAGACCTGGGGGCTGGGGCTGTCGATGCACAGCAACTCCCACCTCGGGGTCTCGCTCGCCGCGATGGTGCACCTGGCCGCGGCGACGCCGAACCTCACCTACGCCTGCGACACCCACTACCCGTGGAAGACCCAGGACGTCATCCGGCCCGGGGTGCTCGACTTCGCCGGCGGCGAGGTGGCGGTGCCGACGACGCCCGGGCTCGGCGTCGAGCTCGACGGCGACCTGCTCGGCGAGCTGCACGAGCAGTACCTGCGCTGCGGGGTGCGGCGGCGCGAGGACACGGTCTACATGCGCTCGATCGACCCCACCTTCACCCCCAACACCTCCCGCTGGTGA
- a CDS encoding FadR/GntR family transcriptional regulator yields MTTLAHRVVSGLKEQILSGALAPGSQLPSESRLIDEFGVSRTVVREAVTRLRAEGLVETHQGRGSFVLAVPEPSPFAGETAQIRSHGDVLAMIDFRLGVESEAAALAARQRSDADVAAIGEALAELGRAGHEGAVAADFAFHRAVAAATGNRFYLELVESLGPMMILLPRTRLGEEHSVTDAAHVARLQREHEAIAEAVLAGDAETARAAMRVHLGSTRRRVDG; encoded by the coding sequence ATGACGACCCTCGCCCACCGCGTGGTCAGCGGCCTCAAGGAGCAGATCCTCAGCGGCGCGCTGGCGCCCGGCTCGCAGCTGCCGAGCGAGTCTCGGCTCATCGACGAGTTCGGCGTCTCGCGCACGGTGGTGCGCGAGGCGGTGACCCGGCTGCGCGCCGAGGGCCTCGTGGAGACGCACCAGGGTCGTGGGTCCTTCGTGCTCGCGGTGCCCGAGCCGTCGCCCTTCGCCGGGGAGACGGCCCAGATCCGTTCGCACGGCGACGTGCTCGCGATGATCGACTTCCGCCTCGGGGTGGAGTCGGAGGCGGCGGCGCTGGCCGCGCGGCAGCGCAGCGACGCGGACGTGGCAGCGATCGGGGAGGCGCTGGCCGAGCTCGGCCGGGCCGGGCACGAAGGGGCGGTGGCCGCCGACTTCGCCTTCCACCGGGCGGTGGCCGCGGCGACCGGGAACCGCTTCTACCTCGAGCTCGTCGAGTCGCTGGGGCCGATGATGATCCTGCTGCCGCGCACCCGGCTCGGCGAGGAGCACTCGGTCACCGACGCGGCGCACGTCGCCCGGCTGCAGCGCGAGCACGAGGCGATCGCGGAGGCGGTGCTCGCCGGGGACGCCGAGACGGCGCGGGCGGCGATGCGGGTGCACCTGGGGAGCACGCGGCGGCGCGTCGACGGCTGA